A stretch of Hemitrygon akajei unplaced genomic scaffold, sHemAka1.3 Scf000049, whole genome shotgun sequence DNA encodes these proteins:
- the LOC140721010 gene encoding LOW QUALITY PROTEIN: uncharacterized protein (The sequence of the model RefSeq protein was modified relative to this genomic sequence to represent the inferred CDS: substituted 1 base at 1 genomic stop codon), translated as MAHQQVQTGERPFTCSDCGKGFTKSSHLLRHQSVHTGERPFTCSDCGKGFTCSSKLKIHQRVHIGERPFTCSVCGKGFTCSSKLKIHQRVHTGERQFTCSECGKGFTSSSQLKVHQRVHTGERPFTCLDCGKGFTYSSQLKVHQRVHTGERPFTCSVCGKGFTKSSHLLRHQSVHTGERPFTCSDCGKGFTCSSKLKIHQRVHTGERPFTCSVCGKGFTCSSKLKIHQRVHTGERQFTCSECGKGFTKSSQLKVHQRVHTGERPFTCLDCGKGFTYSSQLKVHQRVHTGERPFTCSVCGKGFTKSSHLLSHQSVHTGERPFTCSDCGKGFTQSSKLKVHQQVHTREWPFTCSVCGKGFISSSQLKVHQRVHTAERPFTCSDCGKGFTYSSQLKVHQRVHTGERPFTCSVCEKGFTSSSKLKVHQRVHTGERLFTCSDCGKGFTCSSQLKVHRRIHTGERPFTCSECGKGFTQSSQLKVHQRVHTGERPFTCSDCGKGFTYSSQLKVHQRVHTGERPFTCSVCEKGFTSSSKLMVHQRVHTGERPFTCSVCEKGFTSSSKLKVHQRVHTGERLFTCSDCGKGFTCSSQLKVHQRVHTGERPFTCSVCGKGFSKSFHLLRHQSVHTGELPFTCSDCGKGFTSSSQLKVHQRVHTGERPFTCSDCGKGFTSSSQLKVHQRVHTGERPFSCSDCGKGFTQSSELKVHQRVHTGERPFTCSVCGKGFTKSSHLLSHQSVHTGERPFTCSDCGKGFTCSSQLKVHQRVHTGERPFTCSDCGMGFTYSSQLKVHQRVHTGERPFTCSDCGKGFTSSSQLKVHQRVHTGERPFSCSDCGKGFTQSSELKVHQRVHTGERPFTCSVCGKGFTISSNLLSHQSVHTGEWPFTCSDCGKGFTQSSKLKVHQRVHTGXRPFTCSVCGKGFTQSSTLMAHQQVHSGRGRSPAQCVGRDSLVHLIYRRTGEFTQERGRSAAETLGIIS; from the exons atggcacaccagcaagttcagactggagagaggccgttcacctgctcagactgtgggaagggattcactaaatcatctcacctactgagacaccagtcagttcacactggcgagcggccgttcacctgctcagactgtgggaagggattcacttgctcatctaaactgaagatacatcagcgagttcacattggagagaggccattcacctgctcagtctgtgggaagggattcacttgctcatctaaactgaagatacatcagcgagttcacactggagagaggcagttcacctgctcagaatgtggtaagggattcacttcttcatcccaactgaaggtacatcagcgagttcacactggggagaggccgttcacctgcttggactgtgggaagggattcacttactcatcccaactgaaggtacatcagcgagttcacactggagagaggccgttcacctgctcagtctgtgggaagggattcactaaatcatctcacctactgagacaccagtcagttcacactggcgagcggccgttcacctgctcagactgtgggaagggattcacttgctcatctaaactgaagatacatcagcgagttcacactggagagaggccattcacctgctcagtctgtgggaagggattcacttgctcatctaaactgaagatacatcagcgagttcacactggagagaggcagttcacctgctcagaatgtggtaagggattcactaaatcatcccaactgaaggtacatcagcgagttcacactggggagaggccgttcacctgcttggactgtgggaagggattcacttactcatcccaactgaaggtacatcagcgagttcacactggagagaggccgttcacctgctcagtctgtgggaagggattcactaaatcatctcacctactgagccaccagtcagttcacactggcgagcggccgttcacctgctcagactgtgggaagggattcactcagtcatctaaactgaaggtacatcagcaagttcacactagggagtggccgttcacctgctcagtctgtgggaagggattcatttcttcgtcccaactgaaggtacatcagcgagttcacactgcggagaggccgttcacctgttcagactgtgggaagggattcacttactcatcccaactgaaggtgcatcagcgagttcacactggagagaggccgttcacctgctcagtctgtgagaagggattcacttcttcgtccaaactgaaggtacatcagcgagttcacactggggagaggctattcacctgctcggactgtgggaagggattcacttgctcatctcaactgaaggtacatcggagaattcacactggggagagaccgttcacctgttcagagtgtgggaagggattcactcagtcatctcaactgaaggtacatcagcgagttcacactggagagaggccattcacctgctcagactgtgggaagggattcacttactcatcccaactgaaggtgcatcagcgagttcacactggagagaggccgttcacctgctcagtctgtgagaagggattcacttcttcgtccaaactgatggtacatcagcgagttcacactggagagaggccgttcacctgctcagtctgtgagaagggattcacttcttcgtccaaactgaaggtacatcagcgagttcacactggggagaggctattcacctgctcggactgtgggaagggattcacttgctcatctcaactgaaggtacatcagcgagttcacactggagagaggccattcacctgctcagtgtgtgggaagggattcagtaaatcatttcacctactgagacaccagtcagttcacactggcgagctgccgttcacctgctcagactgtgggaagggattcacttcttcttcccaactgaaggtacatcagagagttcacactggagagaggccattcacctgctcagactgtgggaagggattcacttcttcatcccaattgaaggtacatcagcgagttcacactggagagaggccgttcagctgctcagactgtgggaagggattcactcagtcatctgaactgaaggtacatcagcgagttcacactggagagaggccattcacctgctcagtgtgtgggaagggattcactaaatcatctcacctactgagccaccagtcagttcacactggcgagcggccgttcacctgctcagactgtgggaagggattcacttgctcatcccaactgaaggtacatcagcgagttcacactggagagaggccattcacctgctcagactgtgggatgggattcacttactcatcccaactgaaggtacatcagcgagttcacactggagagaggccattcacctgctcagactgtgggaagggattcacttcttcatcccaattgaaggtacatcagcgagttcacactggagagaggccgttcagctgctcagactgtgggaagggattcactcagtcatctgaactgaaggtacatcagcgagttcacactggagagaggccattcacctgctcagtgtgtgggaagggattcactatatCATCTAACCTACTGagccaccagtcagttcacactggcgagtggccgttcacctgctcagactgtgggaagggattcactcagtcatctaaactgaaggtacatcagcgagttcacactggatagaggccattcacctgctcagtgtgtgggaagggattcactcagtcatccaccctaatggcacaccagcaagttcacagtgggagaggccgttcacctgctcagtgtgtcggaagggattcacttgttcatctcATCTACAGACGCACAGGCGAGTTCACACAGGAGAGAGGCCGATCAGCTGCTGAGACTTTGGGAA TCATAAgctaa